A section of the Cinclus cinclus chromosome 27, bCinCin1.1, whole genome shotgun sequence genome encodes:
- the MDFI gene encoding LOW QUALITY PROTEIN: myoD family inhibitor (The sequence of the model RefSeq protein was modified relative to this genomic sequence to represent the inferred CDS: deleted 1 base in 1 codon) has product MEQPAPSSAEGGAAFSLLSAKERSAPGFLPWGITQLLSEVAEPSLPPTRQIPALPPAEPRPLSRPAEPKKEKPLEDEKSPAVLTKSPRAELCGAPEAVTCQPQVRPPPQPPGPCTLLLPNGAGRGPEPGGAVGEAGNGTCRAVPSAQKPHRKLQSHHSIHSQSSKKSKGSSKSPSSHIPIEAQEDCCVHCILSCLFCEFLTLCNIVLDCATCGSCTSEDSCICCCCCNSGECADCDLPCDMDCGIIDACCESADCLEICMECCGLCFSS; this is encoded by the exons atggagcagccagctcccagcagcgctGAAGGTGGTGCTGCCTTCTCCCTG CTTTCTGCAAAGGAGCGTTCGGCACCGGGGTTTCTCCCATGGGGAATAACTCAGCTCCTTTCAG AGGTGGCTGAGCCCTCTCTGCCTCCCACGAGGCAGATCCCGGCGCTGCCACCGGCGGAGCCCCGGCCTCTCTCCCGCCCAGCGGAGCCGAAGAAAGAGAAACCCCTGGAAGATGAGAAATCCCCGGCAGTGCTGACGAAAAGCCCCCGGGCCGAGCTCTGCGGCGCTCCCGAAGCTGTGACAT GCCAGCCCCAGGTGCGGCCacccccgcagccccccgggcCCTGCACCCTCCTGCTGCCCAACGGAGCCGGGCGGGGGCCGGAGCCGGGCGGTGCCGTCGGGGAGGCAGGGAACGGGACCTGCCGGGCCGTGCCCAGCGCGCAGAAACCGCACCGAAAGCTGCAGTCACACCACTCCAtccacagccagagcagcaaGAAGAGCAAGGGCAGCTCCAAGTCGCCCTCCTCCCACATCCCCATTGAGGCGCAGGAAG ACTGCTGCGTCCACTGCATCCTCTCCTGCCTCTTCTGCGAGTTCCTGACCCTCTGCAACATCGTGCTGGACTGTGCCACCTGCGGCTCCTGCACCTCCGAGGACtcctgcatctgctgctgctgctgcaactcGGGCGAGTGCGCGGACTGCGACCTGCCCTGCGACATGGACTGCGGCATCATCGACGCCTGCTGCGAGTCCGCCGACTGCCTGGAGATCTGCATGGAGTGCTGCGGgctctgcttctcctcctga